One stretch of Chryseobacterium indologenes DNA includes these proteins:
- a CDS encoding acyl carrier protein, translating into MSDIASRVKAIIADKLDVEETEVTPEASFTNDLGADSLDTVELIMEFEKEFNIQIPDDQAEKITTVGHAIAYIEEVVNK; encoded by the coding sequence ATGTCAGACATTGCATCAAGAGTAAAAGCTATCATCGCTGATAAGCTTGACGTTGAAGAAACAGAAGTAACTCCTGAAGCTAGCTTCACTAACGATTTAGGAGCAGATTCACTAGATACAGTTGAGTTAATCATGGAATTTGAAAAAGAATTTAACATTCAGATCCCTGATGATCAAGCTGAAAAAATTACTACTGTAGGGCACGCTATCGCTTACATCGAAGAAGTAGTAAATAAATAA
- the fabF gene encoding beta-ketoacyl-ACP synthase II yields the protein MELKRVVVTGFGAITPIGNNAKEYWENLVKGESGAAPITLFDATNFKTKFACEVKNFDPLQHFDKKESKKMDRNTQLGLVAAKEAVEHSGIIEDNVDKNRVGVIWGSGIGGLETFETEVLGWANTEIPRFNPFFIPKMIADMTPGQISIEYGFHGPNYTTVSACASSANAIIDSKMLIQLGKADVIVCGGSEAAVTASGVGGFNAMMALSTRNDDPTTASRPFDKDRDGFVLGEGAGCIILEEYEHAVKRGATIYAELKGGGMSADAYHMTAPHPEGLGAYLVMKNCLEDAGLTADEVDHINMHGTSTPLGDIAESNAISKLLGEHAFDIQINSTKSMTGHLLGAAGVIEAIAALGTIIHGIVPPTINHFTDDEKIDSRLNFTFNTAVKKDVKVAMSNTFGFGGHNACVLFKKI from the coding sequence ATGGAATTAAAAAGAGTAGTTGTAACAGGTTTTGGAGCAATAACACCAATCGGAAATAATGCAAAAGAATACTGGGAAAATCTTGTGAAAGGTGAGAGCGGAGCCGCTCCGATTACTCTTTTTGATGCCACAAACTTTAAAACCAAGTTCGCGTGTGAAGTAAAAAATTTCGATCCATTACAGCATTTCGATAAGAAAGAGTCTAAAAAAATGGACCGAAATACTCAATTGGGACTGGTTGCTGCTAAAGAAGCAGTAGAACATTCTGGTATTATTGAAGACAATGTAGATAAAAACAGAGTTGGTGTAATTTGGGGCTCCGGAATCGGAGGTCTGGAAACATTTGAAACGGAAGTTTTAGGATGGGCTAATACAGAAATTCCTAGATTCAATCCGTTTTTTATTCCTAAAATGATTGCTGATATGACTCCTGGTCAGATCTCAATTGAATATGGTTTCCACGGACCGAATTATACAACAGTATCTGCATGTGCATCTTCAGCTAATGCTATAATTGATTCCAAGATGCTTATCCAATTGGGAAAAGCAGACGTGATTGTGTGCGGAGGCTCTGAAGCAGCCGTTACAGCAAGTGGTGTCGGTGGATTTAATGCAATGATGGCACTTTCTACAAGAAATGATGATCCTACAACAGCTTCGAGGCCTTTCGACAAAGACAGAGATGGATTTGTATTAGGTGAAGGTGCTGGATGTATTATTCTTGAAGAATACGAGCATGCGGTAAAACGTGGTGCTACAATTTATGCAGAATTAAAAGGAGGCGGTATGAGTGCAGACGCATATCACATGACGGCTCCACATCCTGAAGGCCTTGGCGCTTATCTGGTAATGAAAAACTGTTTGGAAGATGCAGGTTTAACTGCTGATGAAGTAGATCATATCAATATGCATGGTACCTCTACTCCATTAGGAGATATCGCAGAATCCAACGCAATTTCGAAGTTATTAGGCGAGCATGCTTTTGACATTCAGATTAATTCTACAAAATCAATGACAGGTCACCTTTTAGGAGCTGCTGGTGTTATTGAAGCTATTGCTGCATTAGGAACTATTATTCATGGTATTGTTCCTCCTACCATCAACCATTTCACTGATGATGAAAAGATTGACAGCAGACTAAACTTTACGTTTAATACTGCCGTTAAGAAAGATGTAAAAGTAGCCATGAGCAATACTTTTGGATTTGGCGGGCATAACGCTTGCGTTCTATTTAAGAAAATCTAA
- the rnc gene encoding ribonuclease III — protein MELQKYFSKFLLKKRKRQLTERDYFLSTELKRVLGTEVQNIALYREAFSLKNSSKNQDSNYERLEFLGDSVLGTIISCHLFQTYPQANEGYLTQMKSKIVNRKNLNKLGEDLRLTDLLQKQNNSSALGENISGNLFEALIGAIYLDFHYDSCRKIILEKLLTPSEINKLENKIVSYKGLLLEWSQKKKVNIKYETCEEIQANKAVMFRCHVWLGDEKIANATETSKKKAEEKAAQRAFYILNKKENILGNSKTL, from the coding sequence ATGGAGTTACAGAAATACTTTTCTAAATTCCTTCTCAAAAAAAGAAAAAGACAATTAACGGAAAGAGATTATTTTCTCAGTACCGAGCTTAAAAGAGTTTTGGGTACAGAGGTACAAAATATTGCTCTTTACCGAGAAGCTTTTTCTTTAAAAAATTCTTCTAAAAATCAAGACAGCAACTATGAAAGGCTTGAATTTTTAGGAGATTCTGTTTTGGGTACAATTATTTCTTGTCATTTGTTCCAGACTTATCCACAGGCTAATGAAGGATATTTGACACAGATGAAATCTAAGATTGTTAATAGGAAAAATCTTAATAAATTAGGGGAAGACCTTAGGCTTACGGACCTTCTGCAGAAGCAGAATAATTCTTCGGCTTTAGGGGAGAATATCTCCGGGAATTTATTTGAAGCTTTAATAGGTGCCATCTATTTGGATTTCCATTATGATTCTTGTAGAAAGATCATTTTGGAAAAACTTCTGACGCCTTCCGAAATTAACAAACTTGAAAATAAAATTGTCAGCTATAAAGGTCTCCTTCTCGAATGGAGCCAGAAGAAGAAGGTAAATATAAAGTACGAAACTTGCGAGGAAATACAGGCCAATAAAGCAGTTATGTTCCGTTGTCATGTATGGCTGGGAGATGAAAAGATCGCCAATGCTACGGAAACCTCCAAGAAAAAGGCTGAGGAAAAGGCAGCACAGAGGGCTTTTTATATTTTAAACAAAAAAGAAAATATACTTGGAAATTCAAAAACTTTATGA
- a CDS encoding IPExxxVDY family protein: MEIQKLYDLDDIEFEDIAIGLVRLAKDIPAHEFFYKINQLNNLSFSRKKDLVFHGDYYDYFFPRFEAYHKFSKTCFTFISNKSSESKQKKVQTELFTEEENIKFLLNNQVDVEYILHSSDQFPDFSVILLPENLVFPIQDYTLSSDEELYQIIQYYE, encoded by the coding sequence TTGGAAATTCAAAAACTTTATGATCTTGATGATATAGAATTTGAAGATATTGCCATAGGACTGGTAAGATTAGCAAAAGATATACCCGCTCATGAGTTTTTCTATAAAATAAATCAGCTCAACAATCTCAGTTTTTCAAGAAAAAAAGATCTTGTCTTTCATGGAGATTATTACGATTATTTTTTTCCAAGGTTTGAGGCCTACCACAAGTTTTCCAAGACCTGTTTCACCTTTATTTCAAATAAATCTTCTGAAAGTAAACAAAAAAAAGTTCAAACCGAGCTTTTTACAGAAGAAGAAAACATTAAATTTTTATTAAATAATCAGGTAGATGTGGAATATATTCTGCATAGTTCGGATCAGTTTCCTGATTTTTCCGTAATTTTGCTCCCTGAAAATCTTGTGTTTCCAATTCAAGACTATACATTGAGTTCTGATGAGGAACTTTATCAAATTATCCAGTATTATGAATAA
- the pyk gene encoding pyruvate kinase, which produces MNKYLKKTKIIATLGPASSSKEVMLDLMKAGVDIFRINFSHADYDLVRKNIEIIRELNSEYGYSVGILGDLQGPKLRVGVVKEGSYLNPGDILTFTNEKIEGDSTKVYMTYQQFPQDVKVGERILIDDGKLVLEVTETNEIDTVKAKTIQGGPLSSKKGVNLPNTLVSLPALTEKDIQDANFMLDMEVDWIALSFVRHAQDIIDLKELIAKHPNGKFKTPIIAKIEKPEGVKNIEEILLECDGLMVARGDLGVEVPMEEVPAIQKNLVEKARFYSKPVIIATQMMETMINSLTPTRAEVNDVANSVLDGADAVMLSGETSVGRYPVQVVENMAKIVKNIETTHFYQHKNEPIEKDYNCIDERFITNRVCLAAVRIAKTTNVSAIVTLTHSGYTAFQLAAHRPNSHIIVYSGNRRVITMLNLLWGVHAYYYDMKKSTDETIIQVNMLTHNYGYIETGDFVININATPSYEGGKTNTLRLTTV; this is translated from the coding sequence ATGAATAAGTATTTAAAGAAGACAAAAATTATCGCAACACTAGGACCTGCTTCATCATCGAAGGAGGTAATGTTAGATCTGATGAAGGCGGGTGTTGATATTTTCAGAATAAATTTTTCCCATGCAGATTACGACTTAGTTCGAAAAAATATTGAAATAATTAGAGAGCTAAACAGCGAATATGGTTATTCAGTGGGTATTTTAGGAGATCTTCAGGGACCTAAGCTAAGAGTAGGTGTCGTAAAGGAAGGATCTTACCTGAATCCTGGGGATATTCTTACCTTCACCAATGAAAAGATAGAGGGAGATTCTACTAAGGTATATATGACGTACCAACAGTTTCCACAGGATGTAAAAGTAGGGGAAAGAATCCTTATTGATGACGGTAAACTGGTATTAGAGGTTACTGAAACCAACGAAATTGATACTGTTAAAGCTAAAACAATTCAAGGAGGACCTCTAAGCTCTAAAAAAGGGGTTAACCTTCCTAATACGCTTGTATCTCTTCCTGCATTGACGGAGAAGGATATTCAGGATGCTAATTTCATGCTTGATATGGAGGTAGACTGGATCGCTCTTTCTTTCGTACGTCATGCACAGGATATTATCGACCTGAAAGAATTAATTGCAAAACATCCAAACGGTAAATTCAAAACTCCGATTATTGCGAAGATTGAAAAGCCTGAAGGGGTTAAAAATATTGAAGAAATTTTATTGGAATGTGACGGATTAATGGTTGCCCGTGGTGACCTTGGTGTTGAAGTTCCAATGGAAGAAGTTCCAGCCATTCAGAAAAACCTGGTAGAGAAAGCAAGATTCTATTCTAAGCCGGTAATCATCGCTACTCAGATGATGGAAACAATGATCAACAGCTTAACGCCAACCAGAGCGGAAGTAAATGACGTTGCGAACTCTGTATTGGATGGTGCTGATGCGGTAATGCTTTCAGGAGAAACTTCTGTAGGAAGATACCCGGTACAAGTGGTAGAAAATATGGCTAAAATTGTGAAAAACATTGAAACCACTCACTTCTACCAACACAAGAATGAACCGATTGAAAAGGATTATAACTGCATCGATGAGAGGTTCATTACAAACAGAGTATGTCTTGCAGCCGTAAGAATTGCTAAAACTACGAATGTTTCTGCTATTGTTACATTGACGCATTCAGGATATACAGCTTTCCAGCTTGCCGCTCATAGACCCAACTCTCACATCATTGTATACAGTGGTAACAGAAGAGTAATTACTATGCTGAACCTTCTTTGGGGTGTTCACGCTTATTATTACGATATGAAAAAATCTACTGATGAAACGATTATCCAGGTAAATATGTTAACGCATAATTACGGTTATATTGAAACAGGTGACTTCGTAATCAACATCAACGCGACACCGTCGTATGAAGGTGGTAAGACGAATACGTTGAGATTAACAACAGTATAA
- a CDS encoding aldehyde dehydrogenase family protein, which yields MEQLIENKLVKADEVFSVWRKVPFEEKQKLIAKAAEILKNNSEKFGRIITAEMNKPISESIAEVEKCALMMHYYADAENILKPEKIESEFAYSEVHYAPKGVILGVMPWNFPFWQVLRFAVPAILAGNTVVLKHASICFGSGNAIEEVLLEAGFPEGVFQNLEVGHKVVKEILEHDAVKGVSLTGSGKAGGEVASIAGLNIKKSLLELGGSDAFIIFEDGDLEAAAKAGAKSRLQNCGQTCTAAKRFIIDEKIEDQFLPLFIEEYKKYEIGDPLNKETKLAGMARPDLADELEAQFNRALENGAEIILPLERISDNEFKPGLIRVQEGNPILKEELFGPLGMVMIAKNAEDALQIANDIPFGLSNSVWTKDKDRQLFFIENLESGTVNINRMTSSDPRFPFGGSKASGYGTELSLLALKEFVTAKTIVGN from the coding sequence ATGGAACAATTGATTGAAAACAAGCTTGTTAAAGCAGATGAAGTGTTTTCAGTGTGGCGAAAAGTGCCGTTTGAAGAAAAGCAGAAGTTAATCGCAAAAGCCGCAGAAATATTAAAAAATAATTCAGAGAAATTTGGAAGGATCATTACTGCTGAAATGAATAAACCGATCTCAGAATCTATTGCTGAGGTGGAGAAGTGTGCTTTAATGATGCATTATTATGCTGATGCTGAAAATATTTTGAAACCCGAAAAAATAGAATCTGAATTTGCCTATTCTGAAGTTCATTACGCTCCTAAAGGTGTAATTCTGGGGGTGATGCCTTGGAACTTTCCTTTCTGGCAGGTGCTGAGGTTTGCTGTTCCTGCAATTTTAGCCGGGAACACCGTGGTTTTGAAACACGCTTCAATTTGTTTTGGAAGTGGAAATGCTATTGAAGAAGTTCTTTTAGAAGCAGGTTTTCCGGAAGGAGTATTCCAAAACCTTGAAGTAGGGCATAAAGTAGTAAAAGAAATTCTTGAACATGATGCTGTAAAAGGAGTAAGCCTTACAGGAAGTGGTAAAGCAGGAGGTGAAGTTGCATCTATCGCAGGATTAAATATCAAAAAATCCTTACTTGAATTAGGAGGAAGTGATGCATTCATCATTTTTGAAGATGGAGATCTTGAAGCAGCCGCCAAAGCTGGAGCAAAATCAAGACTTCAGAACTGTGGACAAACCTGTACTGCAGCCAAAAGATTTATCATTGATGAAAAAATTGAAGATCAGTTTTTACCTCTCTTCATTGAGGAATATAAAAAATATGAAATCGGGGATCCCTTGAATAAGGAAACTAAATTAGCAGGAATGGCAAGACCGGACCTGGCTGATGAGTTAGAAGCACAATTCAACAGAGCATTGGAAAATGGTGCAGAAATCATTCTTCCCTTGGAAAGAATTTCAGACAATGAATTTAAACCTGGTTTAATCAGAGTTCAGGAAGGTAACCCAATTCTAAAAGAAGAGCTTTTCGGGCCTCTTGGGATGGTAATGATTGCTAAAAATGCAGAAGATGCATTACAGATTGCGAATGACATTCCTTTCGGACTTTCCAATTCGGTTTGGACAAAAGATAAAGACCGTCAGTTATTTTTCATTGAGAACCTTGAATCAGGAACAGTTAATATCAATAGAATGACCAGCTCTGACCCTCGTTTCCCATTTGGTGGATCAAAGGCTTCAGGATATGGAACAGAACTTTCTTTATTGGCTTTAAAAGAGTTTGTAACCGCAAAGACCATAGTGGGGAATTAA
- the hutG gene encoding formimidoylglutamase, which yields MFQNIWQGRLDGEELLFHRLFQRVKEEQNYDNISTNDFALHGFAVDEGVRRNKGRQGAKDAPDVIRKNMSNFPIILPNFSMLDFGNVICEDSNLENAQNSLAKNVSKVLLKGGKSLVLGGGHEVTYAHYLGVKTAFPEQKIGIINIDAHFDNRQPEKGVGPSSGTGFWQIAQEGPINSLHIGIQRNSNTLKLFDTAHQYGMKYILSDELFFENLPSIYQRIDDLLENVDFVYLTICMDVFNASIAPGVSASAYNGIFADATFMHFYRHILKNKKLVALDVAEVNPSFDIQDRTARLAACLVNEWLMI from the coding sequence ATGTTTCAAAATATTTGGCAGGGTAGATTAGATGGGGAAGAACTTCTTTTCCACAGACTATTTCAGAGAGTAAAAGAAGAACAGAATTACGACAATATTTCCACGAATGATTTCGCGTTACATGGCTTTGCCGTGGATGAAGGAGTCAGGAGAAATAAAGGACGCCAGGGAGCTAAAGATGCTCCGGATGTTATCAGGAAAAATATGTCTAATTTTCCGATCATTCTTCCCAATTTCTCTATGCTGGATTTTGGAAATGTTATCTGTGAAGACAGTAATCTGGAGAATGCTCAGAACAGTCTTGCCAAAAATGTCTCAAAAGTCCTTTTAAAGGGCGGAAAATCGCTTGTTTTAGGAGGGGGACACGAAGTGACCTATGCCCATTATTTAGGGGTTAAAACAGCCTTTCCGGAGCAAAAAATAGGAATTATCAATATTGATGCTCATTTTGATAACAGACAGCCGGAAAAAGGTGTAGGACCAAGCTCAGGAACAGGTTTCTGGCAGATAGCGCAGGAAGGACCTATCAATTCCCTTCACATCGGGATTCAGAGAAACTCTAATACTTTGAAATTATTTGATACTGCCCATCAATATGGAATGAAATATATTCTTTCCGATGAATTGTTCTTTGAAAATCTCCCATCCATTTATCAGCGTATTGATGATCTTCTGGAGAATGTAGATTTTGTCTATCTCACCATTTGTATGGATGTTTTTAATGCATCTATCGCTCCGGGGGTTTCAGCTTCAGCATATAATGGTATCTTTGCAGACGCAACCTTTATGCATTTTTACAGGCATATCTTAAAAAACAAAAAACTGGTTGCTCTGGACGTAGCAGAAGTTAACCCGTCGTTCGATATTCAGGACAGGACGGCAAGACTTGCCGCTTGTCTGGTGAATGAATGGCTAATGATTTAA
- a CDS encoding BCCT family transporter: protein MMNFQNVRSTFNKGVTIPSLIFIIGTCFLSAVYPKPTENILNEIKQFIFINLNWVYVWSVTLFVIFLVYLMFSKYANIKLGANDSKPEYSFFSWISMLFAAGMGIGLIYFSVAEPMQHYSSEVFADNHYVSRAKQAQLYTFFHWGIHAWAIYGVVGLSLSYFAYRYRLPLSLRSCFYPLLKNKINGKWGNAIDVFALCCTFFGITTTLGFGVVQISSGLNILHVTPENSFTYQIIIVVTLVTLSVISAISGVGKGVKILSNINVVSVIGLLLFVLILGPTVYLIGSFTEGLGNYINNFFNLTFNTHVYEKNALPWFYDWTILYWAWWISWSPYVGLFIARISKGRTIKEFILAVLILPTLFNFIWMSVFGNSAIWFDLNIAHGQLSQFATDPDALMFRFLDYLPLSEFTGFFVILIILIFFVTSADSGIFVMNSIATKNASKSPKWQIVFWGVLLAVLSLLLLNVGGLKALQSMTLITALPFSIVVILFIVSLMKGLIIDQKYYDRNFSVSTVPWSGEFWKERLKNIVSFKDNASVDRFIKVKAKEAFIDLQKEFAANGIEAKINHHENPVRIEIEIHQGVVNNFVYGVENKIKTVSEYIMNEENLPDLDDNKTHYPRSYFGDGREGYDVQYFTKNELISDVLKHYERFLEIISEERNEMFISSNANQNKD from the coding sequence ATGATGAATTTTCAAAATGTTAGATCTACTTTTAACAAAGGGGTCACTATTCCGAGTTTGATATTTATTATAGGTACTTGTTTTCTTTCAGCAGTTTATCCAAAACCGACTGAAAACATCCTGAATGAGATTAAACAATTCATATTTATTAACTTAAATTGGGTATATGTATGGTCGGTAACATTGTTTGTTATTTTCCTGGTTTACCTGATGTTCAGTAAATATGCCAACATAAAACTTGGGGCTAATGACAGTAAACCTGAATACTCCTTCTTTTCCTGGATTTCCATGCTGTTTGCCGCTGGGATGGGGATCGGGTTGATCTATTTCAGTGTAGCAGAGCCCATGCAGCATTATTCTTCAGAAGTTTTTGCGGATAACCATTATGTAAGCAGAGCTAAGCAGGCTCAGCTCTATACTTTTTTCCATTGGGGTATTCATGCTTGGGCAATTTATGGAGTAGTAGGGCTTTCATTGTCTTATTTTGCATACCGTTACAGATTACCCCTTTCATTAAGAAGCTGCTTTTATCCACTATTAAAAAATAAGATTAATGGGAAGTGGGGAAATGCCATTGATGTTTTTGCTTTATGTTGTACTTTTTTTGGAATTACAACGACCTTAGGGTTTGGAGTTGTACAGATCAGCTCCGGATTAAATATCCTTCACGTTACTCCGGAGAATAGTTTTACCTATCAGATCATCATTGTGGTTACTCTTGTCACTCTTTCCGTTATATCTGCCATTTCAGGAGTAGGAAAAGGAGTAAAGATTTTAAGTAATATCAATGTCGTTAGTGTGATCGGGCTCTTACTTTTTGTATTAATACTGGGGCCAACAGTATATCTGATCGGAAGTTTTACAGAAGGATTGGGAAATTATATCAATAACTTTTTCAACCTTACTTTCAATACCCATGTTTATGAGAAAAATGCATTGCCATGGTTCTATGACTGGACTATTTTGTATTGGGCATGGTGGATTTCATGGTCTCCTTACGTAGGCTTGTTCATTGCAAGAATTTCAAAAGGAAGAACCATCAAAGAATTTATTCTGGCAGTTTTAATATTGCCAACATTGTTTAATTTTATCTGGATGTCTGTATTTGGAAACAGTGCCATTTGGTTTGATTTGAATATTGCCCACGGACAATTAAGCCAATTTGCAACAGATCCTGATGCCTTAATGTTCCGTTTCCTGGATTATTTGCCTTTATCAGAATTTACCGGGTTCTTTGTTATCCTTATTATTCTTATCTTTTTTGTGACATCAGCCGATTCAGGAATATTTGTGATGAACAGTATTGCCACTAAAAATGCCAGCAAATCTCCAAAATGGCAAATTGTATTCTGGGGTGTCTTACTCGCTGTTCTTTCCCTTTTACTGTTAAATGTGGGTGGTTTAAAAGCACTTCAAAGTATGACCTTGATTACCGCATTGCCATTTTCCATTGTCGTCATTTTATTTATTGTAAGCTTAATGAAAGGATTAATCATTGATCAAAAGTACTATGACAGAAATTTTTCAGTTTCTACTGTACCCTGGTCTGGCGAATTTTGGAAAGAACGTTTAAAAAATATTGTTTCTTTTAAAGATAATGCCTCTGTAGACCGCTTTATTAAGGTGAAAGCAAAAGAAGCCTTTATTGATCTTCAAAAGGAATTTGCGGCTAATGGGATTGAAGCCAAAATCAATCATCACGAAAATCCTGTAAGAATAGAAATAGAAATTCATCAGGGAGTCGTGAATAACTTCGTGTATGGAGTAGAGAATAAAATAAAAACAGTCTCTGAATACATCATGAATGAAGAGAATCTTCCAGATCTGGATGATAATAAAACGCACTATCCAAGATCTTATTTCGGAGATGGGAGAGAAGGATATGACGTACAGTATTTTACCAAAAATGAATTGATTTCCGATGTATTGAAACATTATGAACGATTTTTGGAAATCATCTCAGAAGAGCGAAATGAAATGTTTATCAGCAGCAATGCCAATCAGAATAAAGACTAA
- a CDS encoding DUF695 domain-containing protein, with the protein MEENQLDYNGFWDWFLTKEKDFYSIVKTGGQESIEKDFFDSIAPKLNEINEGYYFLTGMSDDSTAELILTADGEIRNVVFIEELIAAAPQLDHWKFTALKPAQDIEKVNVTMGDYQFTKENIFFYSNEQQEYPDEIDLVFVYDDNVENKEAVTTGICIFLDSFLGELNFATQIDTFIVVGRDRAQKELVPIEKLKDFLLWREREFTEKYKSVKRADVEEQFSILKASLNNEKPLIACMNLPLLNYDAKASYPWISVLKFHYNGDHNDGLPEKEDFERLGEIEDKAIEDLKEKGYLYIGRETADNIKESYFAGKDFREISKVFKTIKNNHPEYNTSFRIFKDKYWQYFKYYNNAV; encoded by the coding sequence ATGGAAGAGAATCAGTTAGATTATAATGGTTTTTGGGATTGGTTTTTAACAAAGGAAAAAGATTTTTATTCAATTGTTAAAACAGGTGGTCAGGAATCAATTGAAAAAGATTTTTTCGATAGCATTGCTCCTAAACTTAATGAGATTAATGAAGGGTATTATTTTCTGACCGGAATGAGTGACGATTCCACGGCAGAATTAATTCTTACAGCAGATGGAGAGATTAGAAATGTTGTTTTCATTGAAGAACTTATTGCTGCAGCTCCTCAACTGGATCATTGGAAATTTACTGCCTTAAAACCGGCACAGGATATAGAGAAAGTAAATGTCACCATGGGCGATTATCAATTTACAAAAGAAAATATTTTTTTCTATTCCAACGAACAGCAAGAGTATCCTGATGAGATTGATTTGGTATTTGTATACGATGATAATGTTGAAAATAAAGAAGCTGTCACTACAGGAATCTGTATTTTTTTAGATAGTTTTTTAGGAGAATTGAATTTTGCTACACAAATAGATACATTTATTGTAGTGGGAAGAGATCGGGCTCAAAAAGAGCTTGTTCCTATTGAAAAGCTGAAAGATTTCCTTTTGTGGAGGGAAAGAGAATTTACAGAAAAGTATAAAAGTGTAAAGAGAGCTGATGTGGAAGAACAGTTTTCTATTCTCAAAGCTTCTTTGAATAATGAAAAACCTCTTATTGCCTGTATGAATCTTCCTTTACTAAATTATGATGCAAAAGCTTCCTATCCATGGATTTCGGTTCTTAAATTTCATTATAACGGAGATCACAATGATGGGCTTCCTGAAAAAGAAGATTTTGAAAGACTTGGCGAGATTGAAGATAAAGCTATTGAAGATCTGAAAGAAAAAGGATATCTGTATATAGGCCGCGAAACAGCAGATAATATCAAAGAAAGCTATTTTGCTGGCAAAGATTTTAGAGAGATCTCTAAAGTTTTTAAAACCATAAAAAATAATCATCCTGAATACAATACCTCGTTCAGAATCTTTAAAGATAAATACTGGCAGTATTTTAAATATTATAATAACGCCGTTTAA
- the hutI gene encoding imidazolonepropionase, whose amino-acid sequence MKLIGPFKQVVTLANLPLRGKLTDEQLEIIVDGGIIVENDTIQRTGDFETLKNENPAIEIETIEEEQVVLPAFVDSHTHICFGGNRANDFAMRNAGKTYLEIAESGGGIWSSVQHTKNASEGELLKTLLERIKFLVDLGITTIEIKSGYGLDVENELKMLRIIKKAQELTKATLVPTCLSAHLKPRDFEGSNPEYLNYILTEILPKVKEENLAKRVDIFIEKSAFQPEESKEFLLKTKDLGFEITVHADQFTPGSSRIAVEVGAKSADHLEATVDEDIDFLAQSDTVATALPGASLGLGEKFTPARKLLDAGAIVAIASDWNPGSAPMGNLITQASILATFQKLTTAEVLAGMTYRAAYALNLEDRGKLEKGKKADFVTFKTNNFQNVLYNQGSLKAEHVYIDGKRVD is encoded by the coding sequence ATGAAATTAATAGGCCCATTTAAGCAGGTTGTGACACTTGCCAATCTTCCATTAAGAGGAAAACTTACTGATGAACAATTAGAAATTATTGTTGATGGAGGAATAATCGTTGAAAATGATACCATTCAGAGAACAGGTGATTTTGAAACGTTAAAAAATGAAAATCCAGCAATAGAAATAGAAACCATTGAAGAAGAGCAGGTGGTTCTTCCAGCTTTCGTAGATTCACATACCCATATCTGTTTCGGGGGAAACCGTGCCAATGATTTTGCCATGCGTAATGCAGGGAAAACTTATCTGGAAATTGCTGAAAGTGGCGGGGGAATATGGAGTTCCGTCCAGCATACAAAAAATGCTTCTGAAGGAGAACTGCTGAAAACATTATTGGAAAGAATTAAGTTCCTTGTTGATCTTGGGATCACGACGATTGAAATAAAAAGCGGCTATGGACTTGATGTGGAAAACGAGTTGAAAATGCTTCGTATCATTAAAAAAGCACAGGAATTAACGAAGGCAACTTTAGTTCCTACCTGTCTTTCTGCCCATTTAAAGCCAAGAGATTTTGAAGGAAGTAATCCTGAATACCTGAATTATATCCTTACGGAAATCCTTCCAAAAGTAAAAGAAGAAAACCTGGCTAAACGTGTAGATATCTTTATTGAGAAATCGGCGTTCCAACCGGAAGAAAGTAAAGAATTCCTACTTAAAACTAAAGATCTAGGTTTTGAAATAACTGTTCATGCTGACCAGTTTACACCGGGAAGCTCAAGAATTGCGGTAGAAGTAGGAGCAAAATCAGCAGATCATTTAGAAGCAACAGTTGATGAAGATATAGACTTTCTTGCACAATCTGATACCGTAGCCACAGCACTTCCGGGAGCAAGCTTAGGATTAGGTGAAAAATTTACACCGGCAAGAAAATTATTAGATGCAGGAGCTATTGTAGCCATTGCAAGTGACTGGAATCCGGGATCTGCACCAATGGGAAATCTAATTACACAGGCTTCAATTTTAGCAACTTTCCAGAAGTTAACAACAGCCGAGGTATTAGCAGGAATGACTTATCGTGCTGCTTATGCCCTTAATTTGGAAGACAGAGGAAAGCTTGAAAAAGGCAAAAAAGCTGATTTTGTGACATTTAAAACCAATAACTTCCAGAATGTTCTTTATAATCAGGGAAGCCTGAAGGCTGAACACGTTTATATTGATGGAAAACGGGTTGATTAA